The proteins below come from a single Molothrus aeneus isolate 106 chromosome 21, BPBGC_Maene_1.0, whole genome shotgun sequence genomic window:
- the C1QA gene encoding LOW QUALITY PROTEIN: complement C1q subcomponent subunit A (The sequence of the model RefSeq protein was modified relative to this genomic sequence to represent the inferred CDS: deleted 2 bases in 1 codon), translating to MQVHPSHPSPLPPYSQRRASSKQSCSHCPVFSLHQGSRMQPGFLLAASILAAVLGMALLEDGVCRAPDGKNGSPGVPGRDGRPGQKGDMGEPGNAAVGSTIEGPKGDAGEPGYPGPPGMRGLPGLPGPQGMPGVPGPPGQKGQAGNALEHPRPAFSASRLAPPHAGTTVVFDRIITNEENSYSPQTGKFTCRIPGLYYFSFQVVSSGDLCLSITKNGRGVVSFCDNNSRGILQVNSGSSVLSLAVGDHVSLTTNPVQGSSIYSGSEADSVFSGFLVSPETA from the exons ATGCAAGTTCATCCTTCCCacccctctcctcttcctccctacTCCCAGAGAAGAGCTTCCAGCAAACAGAGCTGCTCACACTGCCCTGTCTTCAGC CTGCACCAAG GAAGCAGGATGCAACCTGGATTCTTGCTGGCAGCCAGCATCctagcagcagtgctgggcatggccctgctggaggaCGGAGTCTGTAGGGCACCGGATGGCAAGAATGGCTCCCCTGGAGTCCCTGGCCGTGATGGGAGGCCAGGGCAGAAGGGTGACATGGGAGAGCCAG GGAATGCAGCAGTGGGCTCGACCATTGAGGGACCCAAAGGGGATGCAGGCGAACCAGGATATCCTGGGCCACCAGGCATGCGTGGCCTACCTGGCCTACCAGGCCCCCAGGGGATGCCAGGggtgccagggccaccagggcagaAAGGGCAAGCTGGCAATGCTTTGGAGCACCCGCGTCCCGCCTTCTCCGCCTCCAGGCTGGCCCCGCCACACGCAGGCACCACGGTGGTGTTTGACAGGATCATCACCAACGAGGAGAACTCCTACAGCCCCCAGACCGGGAAGTTCACCTGCCGCATTCCCGGGCTCTACTACTTCAGCTTCCAGGTGGTGTCCAGCGGAGACCTGTGTCTAAGCATCACCAAGAACGGGCGGGGTGTGGTCAGCTTCTGCGACAACAACAGCCGCGGCATCCTGCAGGTGAACTCGGGCAGCAGCGTGCTCAGCCTGGCCGTGGGTGACCACGTGTCCCTGACCACCAACCCTGTCCAGGGCAGCTCCATTTACAGCGGCTCCGAGGCTGACAGCGTCTTCAGCGGgttcctggtgtccccagagaCGGCCTGA
- the C1QC gene encoding complement C1q subcomponent subunit C — translation MEKRFWEQLYLALTVLLLSVGSSVTVEDPHSCYGAPGLPGMPGIPGRDGRDGLKGAKGEPGIPASSTQGPKGVKGSPGPRGPPGKPGPPGAPGPMGIPGEAGHAGPPGMPGTSMQKQQSAFSVTRQTSQYPLKNVPVVFNNVITNTNHDYDTATGKFTCRLPGVYYFVFHSSHTANLCVILHKNERRMASFCDHKTNTVQVSSGGALLHLAADDKVWLEVNDYNGMVGIANSDSIFSGFLLFPD, via the exons ATGGAGAAGAGATTCTGGGAGCAGCTCTATCTGGCCCTCACTGTCCTCCTCCTGAGTGTGGGCTCTTCTGTGACTGTAGAGGACCCTCACAGCTGCTATGGAGCTCCAGGCCTGCCAGGCATGCCGGGTATACCAGGCAGGGATGGCCGGGATGGACTGAAGGGAGCCAAAGGGGAGCCAG GTATCCCAGCTTCTTCTACACAGGGGCCCAAGGGCGTGAAAGGGTCACCAGGCCCACGTGGCCCTCCAGGCAAGCCTGGCCCCCCTGGGGCCCCTGGTCCAATGGGAATCCCTGGGGAGGCAGGCCATGCCGGCCCCCCAGGAATGCCAGGCACCTCCATGCAGAAGCAGCAGTCAGCGTTCTCAGTGACGAGGCAGACCAGCCAGTATCCCTTGAAGAACGTCCCCGTGGTTTTCAACAACGTCATCACCAACACCAACCACGACTACGACACTGCCACGGGCAAGTTCACCTGCAGGCTCCCTGGTGTCTACTACTTCGTCTTCCACAGCTCCCACACAGCCAACCTCTGTGTCATCCTGCACAAAAACGAGAGGAGGATGGCCAGCTTCTGTGACCACAAGACCAACACGGTGCAGGTCAGCTCGGGGGGGGCGCTGCTCCACCTGGCTGCTGATGACAAGGTCTGGCTGGAAGTGAACGACTACAACGGCATGGTGGGCATTGCCAACTCCGACAGCATCTTCTCAggcttcctgctcttcccagacTAG
- the C1QB gene encoding complement C1q subcomponent subunit B, with protein sequence MNKELKMWIVWAMLICLAGGQPASATLCRTYGTIPGIPGLPGQPGSDGRDGENGPKGEQGPSGQSEEWRGEPGVPGAPGQPGKVGPIGIPGITGLPGIVGPPGPMGEPGDYKVTFKSGFSAARSMSSYPRREQPIRFERVLTNEQGHYENRYGRFTCRVPGTYYFTYHVTSRGNLCLNIKKGQGASRGERVVTFCDYVHNSFQVTTGGVVLKMAMNESVWLEPTEKNSLVGLEGSDSIFSGFLIFPET encoded by the exons ATGAACAAGGAGCTCAAG ATGTGGATCGTGTGGGCTATGCTGATCTGCCTGGCTGGAGGGCAGCCTGCCAGTGCCACACTCTGCAGGACCTACGGCACCATCCCAGGCATCCCAGGATTACCAGGACAGCCTGGCAGcgatggcagggatggggagaacGGCCCAAAGGGTGAGCAAG GACCCTCTGGCCAGAGTGAAGAATGGAGAGGGGAGCCGGGAGTCCCAGGAGCACCGGGACAGCCTGGGAAGGTCGGTCCCATTGGCATCCCAGGTATAACAGGCTTACCAGGTATCGTGGGACCGCCTGGCCCCATGGGAGAACCTGGTGACTACAAGGTCACCTTCAAGTCCGGGTTCTCGGCTGCCAGGAGCATGAGCTCCTACCCCCGCCGGGAGCAGCCCATCCGCTTCGAGCGCGTCCTCACCAACGAGCAGGGCCACTACGAGAACCGCTACGGCCGCTTCACCTGCCGCGTGCCCGGCACCTACTACTTCACCTACCACGTCACCTCCCGGGGCAACCTGTGCCTCAACATCAAAAAGGGCCAGGGTGCCAGCAGGGGCGAGAGGGTGGTGACCTTCTGTGACTACGTGCATAACAGTTTCCAGGTCACCACGGGTGGCGTGGTCCTCAAGATGGCCATGAATGAGTCTGTCTGGCTGGAACCAACAGAGAAGAACTCCTTGGTGGGGCTGGAAGGCTCTGACAGCATCTTCTCTGGCTTTCTCATCTTCCCTGAGACTTAG